One Streptomyces formicae genomic window, GCCACTTCGCGGCCACGGCGAACGGGTCGGTGATCTTCACGCGTCCCTGCACGAGCTCCGAGCCCGGGTCCGGGTCGATGTCGGGCAGCGGCCCGTCCGGGTCGTAAGCGGAGAGGTCCACGCCCCAGACCTGCTCCAGGGCGAGGATCGCGTTCTGCGGGGAGACCTGCTTGCGGCGGATCTCGGCGGCCTTCTCCTGCGCCTCCGCCGCGGTGTCGCCGAGGACGTAGCTGACCCCCGGCATGATCAGCAGGTCATCGGGGTCCCGCCCGTACGCGGCGAGGCGCCCCTTCACGTCGGCGTAGAACTCCCGCCCGGCCTCCAGCGTGCCGTGCCGGGTGAAGATGATGTCGGCGGCCGACGCGGCGAACTCGCGGCCCTCCGGCGAGTCCCCTGCCTGGATGACGACCGGGTGCCCCTGCGGGGAGCGCGGGACGGTGAACTCGCCCTCGATCGCGAAGTGCCGGCCGTGGTGCGCGAACGGCCGCTGCCTGCCGTCGGGCGTCCAGGAGTCCCACAGTTCGCGCGCCGTCGCGAGGAACTCGGCGGCGCGGGTGTAGCGCTCCGCCAGGTCGAGGTAGCCGCCGCGCCGGAAGTTCTCGCCGGTGAAGGCGTCCGACGTGGTGACCACGTTCCAGGCGGCGCGGCCCGCGCTGAGGTGGTCGAGGGAGGCGAGTCTGCGGGCGAGTTCATAGGGTTCGTTGAAGGTCGCGTTGACGGTGCCCGCGAGGCCGAGCCGCTCGGTGACGGCGGCGAGCGCGGTGAGGACGGTCAGCGCCTCGGGCCGCCCGACGACGTCCAGGTCGTGGATGCGCCCCTTGTGCTCGCGCAGGCGCAGCCCCTCGGCGAGGAAGAAGAAGTCGAAGAGGCCGCGCTCGGCGGTGCGGGCGAGGTGCTGGAACGACGAGAAGTCGATGTGCGAGCGGGACCTGGGGTCGGTCCAGACAGTGGTGCTGTTGACACCGGGGAAGTGGGCGGCCAGATGGATCTGCTTGCCGGGCGTACGTTCGGTCATGAGGGCTCCCCCGCGAGCGCGGCGTAACGGTTGGCGGGCCGGGCGAGGCCCAGGTGCTCCCGGAGCGTGCTGCCCGGGTAGAAGGTGCGGAACAGACCGCGGTGCTGGAGCAGCGCGACGGTGCCGTTGACGAGCCGCTCCAGGTCACGGCGCGGCTCGACGGGCGTGAGGTGGAACCCGTCGACGGCGCCCGCCCGGTGCCAGTCGGCGATCAGCTCGGCGAGGTCGACGGGCCCGCCCCGGTAGGCGGGACCCTCGGCGGTGGGCAGCGGCCCGCCCCCGTGGCCCGGCTCCGCGGCGTACTCGCCGCCGCCGAGGTCGACGACGAGCGAAGCGAACACCCGCAGCGTGTCCGGGTCGCGCCCGAACCGGGTGGCGAGGCCGCGCAGTTCGGCCCGCGCGGCGTCCGCCCGGGTGAGGGAGGGGGACCGCACCAGGGCGACGTCGGCATGGCGGGCCGCGGCCTCGCGGGCCCACGGATCGGTGGCGTCGACGACGGTCACCGGGTGGCCCTGCGGCGGCCTCGGCACGATGGACGGGCCCCGAACCGAGAAGGCGCGGCCCTCGAAGTCCACGTAGTGCAGCTTGTCGCGGTCGATGAAACGGCCGGTCGGCACGTCCCGTATCTCCGCGTCGTCCTCCCAGCTGTCCCACAGGCGCGCCGCCACGTCGGCGAACTCGCCCGCCTCCTGCCACAGTTGCTCGGGCGCCTCGGCCCGCCGCCGCCCGAAGAGTCGGGCCTGCGCCTCGGTCTCCGACACCTCGACCACCCAACCGGCCCGTCCGTGACTGACCCAGTCCAGCGTGGCGACGGCGGCCTGCACGTGGAACGGTTCGGTGTGCGTGGTCGTGACGGTCGGCACGAGCCCGATCCGCCCGGTGCCGGGCGCGAGCCGTGCGGCCACGGCGAGCGCGTCGAGCCCGGGCCGCGCGAAGGAGTCCCCGAGCGTCACGAAGTCGAGCGCCCCGCCCTCGGCGAGCAGCGCCAACTCGGCGTAGGGAGCGGCTTCATAGACCCCGGGATGGTCGATGGCGGCGGCAAGATGAAGGCTGGACATCAACTGAACCTTTCTGAGCAGGGAACGGGGCGCCCCCTATGGGGCGCGGGGAACTGCGCGAGCGACCACGACCGGCCCGCGGCCGAACGACTACGGCCTTGGC contains:
- a CDS encoding LLM class flavin-dependent oxidoreductase, translating into MSSLHLAAAIDHPGVYEAAPYAELALLAEGGALDFVTLGDSFARPGLDALAVAARLAPGTGRIGLVPTVTTTHTEPFHVQAAVATLDWVSHGRAGWVVEVSETEAQARLFGRRRAEAPEQLWQEAGEFADVAARLWDSWEDDAEIRDVPTGRFIDRDKLHYVDFEGRAFSVRGPSIVPRPPQGHPVTVVDATDPWAREAAARHADVALVRSPSLTRADAARAELRGLATRFGRDPDTLRVFASLVVDLGGGEYAAEPGHGGGPLPTAEGPAYRGGPVDLAELIADWHRAGAVDGFHLTPVEPRRDLERLVNGTVALLQHRGLFRTFYPGSTLREHLGLARPANRYAALAGEPS
- a CDS encoding NtaA/DmoA family FMN-dependent monooxygenase (This protein belongs to a clade of FMN-dependent monooxygenases, within a broader family of flavin-dependent oxidoreductases, the luciferase-like monooxygenase (LMM) family, some of whose members use coenzyme F420 rather than FMN.) codes for the protein MTERTPGKQIHLAAHFPGVNSTTVWTDPRSRSHIDFSSFQHLARTAERGLFDFFFLAEGLRLREHKGRIHDLDVVGRPEALTVLTALAAVTERLGLAGTVNATFNEPYELARRLASLDHLSAGRAAWNVVTTSDAFTGENFRRGGYLDLAERYTRAAEFLATARELWDSWTPDGRQRPFAHHGRHFAIEGEFTVPRSPQGHPVVIQAGDSPEGREFAASAADIIFTRHGTLEAGREFYADVKGRLAAYGRDPDDLLIMPGVSYVLGDTAAEAQEKAAEIRRKQVSPQNAILALEQVWGVDLSAYDPDGPLPDIDPDPGSELVQGRVKITDPFAVAAKWRALSEAKGLSIRQTVIETTARQSFIGTPDAVAAELAEFVARDAADGFILVPHLTPGGLDDFVDRVVPLLQERGVYRTEYRGATLRSHLGLREPAGKG